From Streptomyces sp. NBC_00775, one genomic window encodes:
- a CDS encoding amino acid transporter — protein MTGTQVESADTPDHPEPSVSTPRWRAWLLEGLSEQSARHPGPHATPDAEHRGHKWWRVMCLTGVDYFSTLGYQPGIAALAAGLLSPLATLVLIALTLLGALPVYRRVAHESPHGEGSIAMLERLLPWWSGKIFVLVLLGFAATDFLITITLSAADASAHVVENPFAPHWMHGGNTWITLVLVAALGAVFLKGFKEAIGIAVALVATYLTLNVVVLAVAAWEVLSHPVRIGNWTDAMTAEHSSPLAMIAVALLVFPKLALGMSGFETGAAVMPQVEGDPTDTYAKPTGRIRETRKLLTTAAVIMSGFLLLSSLATTILIPQDAFESGGPANGRALAYLAHEHLGEAFGTVYDISTIAILWFAGASALAGLLNLVPRYLPRYGMAPEWTGAVRPLVLVFMAAAVFITLWFNANVDDQSGAYATGVLVLMLSASFASTVAVHRKGRRAAALGFGVITAVFGYTLVANVIERPDGIKIALIFILAILITSFASRVHRAFELRAAAVTFDEAAARFIDEAAASGPLQLIANEPQEHSTTAYRAKEYSQRDHTHIPDGRPVLFLEVFVTDSSDFTADLAVHGDEKHGVRRLRVEGATVPNTIAAVLMQLRDRTGQVPNAYFNWTEGNPLSHLVRFLVFGEGEVAPVTREVLRRAEPDPDRRPRVHVG, from the coding sequence ATGACCGGCACTCAGGTGGAGAGCGCGGACACGCCCGACCATCCGGAGCCCTCCGTTTCCACGCCCCGCTGGCGGGCGTGGCTCCTGGAGGGCCTGAGCGAGCAGTCGGCCCGTCACCCGGGCCCGCACGCCACCCCGGACGCCGAGCACCGGGGCCACAAGTGGTGGCGGGTCATGTGCCTCACCGGTGTGGACTACTTCTCCACGCTCGGCTACCAGCCGGGTATCGCCGCGCTCGCCGCCGGACTGCTCTCCCCGCTCGCGACACTCGTGCTGATCGCGCTGACCCTGCTCGGCGCGCTGCCGGTCTACCGCCGGGTCGCGCACGAGAGCCCGCACGGCGAGGGTTCGATCGCGATGCTGGAGCGGCTGCTGCCCTGGTGGTCGGGGAAGATCTTCGTTCTGGTGCTGCTCGGCTTCGCGGCCACCGACTTCCTGATCACGATCACCCTGTCGGCGGCGGACGCCTCCGCGCACGTCGTGGAGAATCCTTTCGCTCCGCACTGGATGCACGGCGGGAACACCTGGATCACCCTCGTCCTGGTCGCCGCGCTGGGTGCGGTCTTCCTGAAGGGCTTCAAGGAGGCCATCGGCATCGCGGTGGCGCTCGTGGCGACGTATCTCACACTTAATGTCGTCGTTCTGGCCGTCGCCGCCTGGGAGGTGCTGAGCCACCCGGTCAGGATCGGCAACTGGACCGACGCGATGACGGCCGAGCACTCCTCGCCGCTCGCGATGATCGCCGTGGCGCTCCTCGTCTTCCCCAAGCTGGCGCTCGGCATGTCCGGCTTCGAGACGGGTGCGGCGGTGATGCCGCAGGTCGAGGGTGACCCGACGGACACGTACGCGAAGCCGACGGGCCGGATCCGGGAGACCCGCAAGCTGCTCACCACGGCCGCCGTGATCATGAGCGGCTTCCTGCTGCTGTCCAGCCTCGCGACGACGATCCTGATCCCTCAGGACGCGTTCGAGAGCGGCGGCCCGGCGAACGGGCGTGCCCTGGCGTATCTCGCGCACGAGCACCTGGGCGAGGCCTTCGGCACGGTCTACGACATCTCGACCATCGCCATCCTCTGGTTCGCGGGCGCCTCCGCGCTCGCCGGACTCCTCAACCTCGTACCGCGCTATCTGCCCCGCTACGGCATGGCCCCGGAGTGGACCGGTGCGGTGCGCCCGCTGGTCCTGGTCTTCATGGCGGCCGCGGTCTTCATCACGCTGTGGTTCAACGCGAACGTCGACGACCAGAGCGGCGCGTACGCGACCGGTGTGCTGGTCCTGATGCTCTCCGCGTCCTTCGCCTCGACGGTCGCCGTGCACAGGAAGGGCCGTCGCGCCGCCGCGCTCGGCTTCGGCGTGATCACCGCGGTCTTCGGGTACACGCTGGTCGCCAATGTCATCGAGCGCCCCGACGGCATCAAGATCGCACTGATCTTCATCCTCGCGATCCTGATCACGTCGTTCGCCTCACGCGTCCATCGCGCCTTCGAGCTGCGTGCCGCGGCTGTCACGTTCGACGAGGCCGCGGCCCGGTTCATCGACGAGGCCGCGGCGAGCGGACCGCTGCAACTGATCGCCAACGAGCCTCAGGAGCACAGCACCACGGCGTACCGCGCCAAGGAGTACAGCCAGCGCGACCACACGCACATCCCCGACGGCCGCCCCGTGCTGTTCCTGGAGGTCTTCGTGACGGACTCCTCGGACTTCACGGCCGACCTCGCGGTGCACGGCGACGAGAAGCACGGTGTGCGCAGGCTGCGGGTGGAAGGCGCGACGGTGCCCAACACCATCGCCGCCGTCCTCATGCAGCTGCGCGACCGCACCGGCCAGGTCCCGAACGCCTACTTCAACTGGACCGAGGGCAACCCGCTGAGCCACCTCGTGCGCTTCCTCGTCTTCGGCGAGGGCGAGGTCGCGCCGGTCACCCGCGAGGTGCTCCGCCGCGCCGAGCCCGACCCCGATCGCAGGCCCCGGGTCCACGTCGGCTGA
- a CDS encoding exonuclease SbcCD subunit D: MRLLHTSDWHLGRAFHRVNMLGAQAEFIGHLVTTARERDVDAVVVSGDVYDRAVPPLAAVELFDDALHRLADLGVPTVMISGNHDSARRLGVGAGLIGRAGVHLRTEASACGTPVVLPDAHGDVAFYGLPYLEPALVKDEFGVEKAGHEAVLAAAMDRVRADLATRAPGTRSVVLAHAFVTGGEASDSERDITVGGVASVPAGVFDGVDYTALGHLHGSQTITERVRYSGSPLPYSFSEADHRKSMWLVDLGAEGSLSAERIDCPVPRALARIRGHLEDLLADPELERHEEAWVEATLTDPVRPADPMARLTERFPHTLSLAFDPERAPEDPDISYARRLAGRSEQQIAEDFVAHVRGAGPDVDEQVVLRDAFDAVRADEAVREVAR; this comes from the coding sequence ATGAGGCTTCTGCACACTTCCGACTGGCATCTCGGCCGGGCGTTCCACCGGGTGAACATGCTCGGCGCCCAGGCCGAGTTCATCGGCCATCTCGTCACGACCGCGCGCGAGCGCGACGTGGACGCGGTGGTCGTGTCGGGGGATGTGTACGACCGGGCGGTGCCGCCGCTCGCCGCCGTCGAGCTCTTCGACGACGCCCTGCACCGGCTGGCCGACCTCGGTGTGCCCACGGTGATGATCTCGGGGAATCACGACTCGGCGCGCCGGCTCGGTGTCGGCGCGGGCCTCATCGGGCGCGCCGGCGTCCACCTGCGCACCGAGGCCTCGGCGTGCGGCACCCCCGTGGTGCTCCCCGACGCCCACGGCGACGTCGCCTTCTATGGCCTGCCGTATCTCGAACCGGCGTTGGTGAAGGACGAGTTCGGCGTCGAGAAGGCCGGGCACGAGGCGGTGCTCGCCGCCGCCATGGACCGGGTCCGCGCCGACCTCGCCACGCGCGCGCCGGGCACCCGGTCCGTCGTCCTCGCCCACGCCTTCGTCACCGGCGGAGAGGCCAGCGACAGCGAGCGGGACATCACCGTCGGCGGGGTCGCCTCCGTGCCCGCCGGGGTCTTCGACGGCGTCGACTACACCGCGCTCGGGCATCTGCATGGCAGCCAGACCATCACCGAACGCGTGCGCTACTCGGGCTCCCCGCTGCCGTACTCGTTCTCGGAGGCCGACCACCGCAAGAGCATGTGGCTCGTGGATCTGGGTGCCGAGGGCTCCCTGAGCGCGGAGCGGATCGACTGCCCCGTCCCCCGGGCGCTCGCCCGCATCCGGGGGCACCTGGAGGACCTGCTCGCCGATCCGGAGCTGGAGCGCCACGAGGAGGCGTGGGTCGAGGCGACCCTCACCGACCCGGTCCGCCCGGCCGATCCCATGGCGCGGCTGACCGAGCGCTTCCCGCACACGCTCAGCCTCGCCTTCGATCCGGAGCGGGCCCCCGAGGACCCGGACATCTCCTACGCCCGGCGGCTGGCGGGCCGCAGCGAACAGCAGATCGCGGAGGACTTCGTGGCCCATGTGCGCGGTGCGGGCCCCGACGTGGACGAACAGGTCGTGCTGCGGGACGCGTTCGACGCCGTCCGTGCCGACGAGGCCGTACGGGAGGTCGCCCGGTGA
- a CDS encoding YigZ family protein: MQDEYRTVARAGVHETEVNRSRFLCALAPAATEQEAQDFIAGVRKEHADATHNCFAYVIGADAAVQKASDDGEPGGTAGVPMLQMLLRRDMRYVVAVVTRYYGGVKLGAGGLIRAYGGSVGEALDTLGTLTRRRFRLATVTVDHQRAGKVQNDLRSTGREVRDVRYGEAVTIEIGLPDSDVEAFRAWLADATAGTAGFELGGEAYGDA; this comes from the coding sequence ATGCAGGACGAGTACCGCACAGTGGCCCGCGCGGGCGTGCACGAGACCGAGGTCAACCGCTCCCGGTTCCTGTGCGCTCTCGCCCCGGCCGCCACCGAGCAGGAGGCCCAGGACTTCATCGCCGGAGTCCGCAAGGAGCACGCCGACGCCACGCACAACTGCTTCGCCTACGTCATCGGCGCCGACGCGGCCGTGCAGAAGGCGAGCGACGACGGCGAACCGGGCGGCACCGCGGGCGTCCCCATGCTCCAGATGCTGCTGCGCCGCGACATGCGGTACGTCGTCGCCGTGGTCACCCGCTACTACGGCGGGGTCAAGCTGGGCGCGGGCGGACTGATCAGGGCGTACGGCGGCTCGGTGGGCGAGGCGCTGGACACGCTCGGCACCCTCACGCGCCGGAGGTTCCGGCTGGCCACGGTGACGGTCGACCATCAGCGTGCCGGCAAGGTGCAGAACGACCTGCGGTCCACCGGGCGCGAGGTGCGAGATGTGCGGTACGGCGAGGCCGTCACCATCGAGATCGGGCTGCCGGACTCCGACGTGGAGGCCTTCCGGGCGTGGCTCGCCGACGCGACAGCGGGCACGGCGGGGTTCGAACTCGGGGGAGAGGCGTACGGGGACGCGTGA